From one Magnetofaba australis IT-1 genomic stretch:
- the ahcY gene encoding adenosylhomocysteinase: MNEALNKANLVAGQDYKVADMALAEWGRKEIQIAETEMPGLMAIRDEFRAAQPLKGARITGSLHMTIQTAVLIETLVDLGAQVRWASCNIFSTQDHAAAAIAAAGVPVYAWKGETLEEYWWCTEQALDWGNGEGPNMILDDGGDATLLVHKGAEYEKAGKVPEPTAEDSEEWTEVLKLLAKNYAENPTKWTEMAKGIKGVTEETTTGVHRLYQMEKSGELMFPAMNVNDSVTKSKFDNLYGCRESLLDGIKRATDVMVAGKICVVLGYGDVGKGCAQAFRGMGATTWVTEIDPICALQAAMEGYRVVTMDEAASVGDIFVTTTGNFNVIDHDHMAAMKDEAIVCNIGHFDNEINVASLRTYDWDNIKPQVDHIIFPDGKKITLLAQGRLVNLGCATGHPSFVMSASFTNQTLAQIELFTKSEEYTNNVFILPKILDEKVARLHLKKIGAHLTTLTQKQADYIGVPVEGPYKPAHYRY, translated from the coding sequence ATGAATGAAGCCCTTAACAAAGCCAATCTGGTCGCTGGTCAGGATTACAAAGTCGCCGATATGGCCCTGGCCGAATGGGGCCGTAAAGAGATTCAGATCGCCGAGACCGAAATGCCCGGCCTGATGGCCATTCGCGACGAGTTCCGCGCCGCGCAACCCCTCAAGGGCGCGCGCATCACCGGCTCGCTGCATATGACCATTCAGACCGCCGTGCTGATCGAGACCCTGGTGGATCTGGGCGCTCAGGTGCGTTGGGCCTCCTGCAACATCTTCTCCACCCAGGATCACGCCGCCGCCGCCATTGCCGCTGCGGGCGTGCCCGTCTATGCCTGGAAAGGCGAGACCCTGGAGGAGTACTGGTGGTGTACTGAGCAGGCGCTGGATTGGGGCAATGGCGAAGGCCCCAACATGATTCTGGACGACGGCGGCGACGCCACCCTGTTGGTGCACAAGGGCGCCGAGTACGAAAAAGCCGGCAAAGTGCCCGAGCCCACCGCTGAGGACAGCGAAGAGTGGACCGAGGTGCTCAAGCTGCTGGCCAAGAACTACGCCGAGAACCCCACCAAGTGGACCGAGATGGCCAAGGGGATCAAGGGCGTGACCGAGGAGACCACCACCGGCGTGCACCGTCTGTATCAGATGGAGAAATCCGGTGAGCTGATGTTCCCGGCCATGAACGTCAACGACTCAGTGACCAAGTCCAAATTCGACAACCTCTACGGTTGCCGCGAGTCTCTGCTGGACGGCATCAAGCGCGCCACTGACGTGATGGTGGCGGGCAAGATCTGCGTGGTGTTGGGTTATGGCGACGTGGGCAAGGGTTGCGCGCAGGCCTTCCGCGGCATGGGCGCCACCACCTGGGTCACCGAGATCGACCCCATCTGCGCGCTGCAGGCGGCGATGGAAGGTTACCGCGTGGTGACCATGGACGAAGCCGCCTCTGTGGGCGATATCTTCGTCACCACCACCGGCAACTTCAACGTGATCGACCATGACCATATGGCGGCGATGAAGGATGAAGCCATCGTCTGCAACATCGGTCACTTCGACAACGAGATCAACGTGGCCTCCCTGCGCACCTATGATTGGGACAACATCAAGCCGCAGGTGGACCACATCATCTTCCCCGACGGCAAGAAGATCACCCTGCTGGCGCAGGGCCGCCTGGTGAACCTGGGTTGCGCCACCGGCCACCCCAGCTTCGTGATGTCCGCCAGCTTCACCAACCAGACTCTGGCGCAGATTGAGCTCTTCACCAAGAGCGAAGAGTACACCAACAACGTCTTCATTCTGCCCAAGATTCTGGATGAGAAGGTGGCGCGTTTGCACCTCAAGAAGATTGGCGCGCACCTGACCACCCTGACCCAGAAGCAGGCCGATTATATTGGCGTGCCGGTGGAGGGTCCGTACAAGCCTGCGCACTATCGCTACTAA
- a CDS encoding IS1 family transposase (programmed frameshift): protein MAMITVHCPECGSQNVVKNGKQSNGKPRFRCDNPDCKRRYFQTTYTHKGRQPEVKRQILEMTLNGAGIRDTSRVLGVGRNTITREIKKHRNLTGESSTSAELASDTPVDVVRVDQAEADEMWSYVGSKANPRWIWHAIERQSGRVLAYVFGTRKDAVLKELRKLLEPFGIANLFTDDWGAYHRVPLAPNHFVGKRNTQRIERKHLTWRTRIKRLARKTICFSKCEVMHDTVIGLFINRYEFGLEI from the exons ATGGCCATGATTACCGTGCATTGCCCAGAATGTGGAAGCCAAAACGTTGTAAAGAATGGCAAACAGTCCAATGGGAAGCCGCGCTTCCGCTGCGACAATCCAGACTGTAAACGCCGCTATTTCCAAACGACCTACACCCACAAAGGGCGTCAACCAGAGGTAAAACGTCAAATCCTTGAGATGACTCTTAACGGCGCTGGGATTCGTGACACCTCTCGCGTCCTGGGTGTCGGGCGCAACACCATCACCCGAGAGATAAAAAAACACCGGAATCTCACAGGTGAATCTTCCACTTCT GCTGAACTGGCTTCCGATACGCCGGTCGACGTGGTTCGGGTTGATCAAGCAGAAGCTGATGAAATGTGGTCCTATGTCGGCAGCAAGGCCAACCCTCGATGGATTTGGCATGCCATCGAACGCCAGTCAGGCCGCGTCCTGGCATATGTCTTCGGAACTCGGAAAGATGCTGTGCTCAAAGAGCTGCGTAAACTGCTGGAGCCTTTTGGCATCGCCAACCTGTTTACCGATGATTGGGGCGCTTACCATCGCGTCCCATTGGCCCCAAATCATTTCGTGGGCAAGCGCAACACTCAGCGTATTGAGCGCAAGCATCTGACTTGGCGCACTCGCATCAAGCGACTGGCCAGAAAGACCATCTGCTTCTCCAAATGCGAGGTGATGCACGACACGGTCATTGGCCTGTTTATCAACCGCTACGAGTTTGGTCTGGAAATATAG
- the rapZ gene encoding RNase adapter RapZ → MSGAQQRLVLVTGLSGAGKSVALKYLEDLGFQWVDNPPMELIPQLAELSVGSGRHVAVGVHLREPDPHGLIHLQELCRERACAGLRVESLYLEANVEMLVTRYRETRRRHPLALGVTVREAVEREIAFQEPLREMADLVVDTSNMTPRELKELLDKLYDHDAMGEDLTVFLRSFGFKHGANTDADMVFDGRFLANPHYDPQLRHLSGLDAPVRDFLERDDEAERFLTHMVNLLDYLIPRFRAERKRYLTIDIGCTGGRHRSVYLVERLRDHLNQHGHAALVRHRDLDRHHG, encoded by the coding sequence ATGAGTGGTGCGCAACAGCGTCTGGTGTTGGTGACCGGACTATCCGGCGCGGGCAAATCGGTGGCGTTGAAGTATCTGGAGGATCTGGGCTTTCAATGGGTGGACAACCCGCCCATGGAGCTGATTCCCCAATTGGCCGAACTCTCTGTCGGCAGCGGTCGCCATGTGGCGGTGGGGGTGCATCTGCGCGAGCCGGACCCCCACGGACTGATTCATCTGCAAGAGCTGTGTCGCGAACGCGCCTGCGCCGGGCTGCGGGTGGAGAGCCTCTATCTGGAGGCCAATGTGGAGATGCTGGTGACGCGCTATCGCGAGACCCGCCGTCGCCACCCCTTGGCTTTGGGCGTGACCGTGCGTGAAGCGGTTGAACGGGAGATCGCCTTCCAGGAGCCGCTGCGGGAGATGGCCGATCTGGTGGTGGACACCAGTAATATGACCCCCCGTGAGCTCAAAGAGCTGCTCGATAAACTCTACGACCATGACGCCATGGGCGAAGATTTGACGGTGTTTTTGCGCTCCTTTGGCTTCAAGCACGGGGCCAACACCGATGCCGATATGGTGTTCGATGGGCGCTTTTTGGCCAATCCCCACTATGATCCGCAACTGCGTCACCTCTCTGGGCTGGATGCGCCGGTGCGCGATTTTCTCGAGCGGGATGACGAAGCGGAGCGTTTTCTGACCCACATGGTCAATCTGTTGGACTATCTAATCCCCCGTTTTCGCGCGGAGCGTAAACGCTATTTGACCATTGATATTGGTTGCACTGGCGGCCGACACCGTTCGGTCTACCTGGTGGAGCGGTTGCGCGACCATCTGAACCAGCATGGTCACGCGGCTCTGGTGCGGCACCGGGATCTGGATCGGCATCACGGTTAG
- the lptB gene encoding LPS export ABC transporter ATP-binding protein: MSAPDAASDGAPRELVADHLVKRYRARQVVDGVSIDVRPGEVVGLLGPNGAGKTTTFYMFVGLVGPDAGRIVLDGREITRDPVFLRARAGIAYLPQEPSVFRKLTVRDNILAILETLPIPRDKQLQRLESLMLELGVAHLANTKGFALSGGERRRVEVARALAIEPRYILLDEPFAGVDPLAVGDIQSIIRHLKEKRIGILITDHNVRETLGICDRAYILSQGRVLASGDPAAVVADEQVKRMYLGEDFQF; the protein is encoded by the coding sequence CGGGAGTTGGTGGCGGACCATCTGGTCAAGCGCTATCGCGCCCGTCAGGTGGTGGATGGCGTCAGCATCGACGTGCGCCCCGGCGAAGTGGTTGGTCTGCTGGGTCCCAATGGGGCGGGCAAAACCACCACGTTTTACATGTTTGTGGGGTTGGTGGGGCCGGACGCCGGGCGCATTGTGCTCGATGGGCGCGAAATCACCCGCGATCCGGTTTTTCTGCGCGCCCGGGCGGGCATCGCTTATCTGCCGCAGGAGCCGTCGGTGTTTCGCAAACTCACCGTGCGCGACAATATCCTGGCGATTCTGGAGACGTTGCCCATTCCCCGCGATAAGCAGTTGCAACGGCTTGAATCGCTGATGCTGGAGTTGGGCGTGGCGCACCTGGCCAACACCAAGGGGTTTGCGCTGTCCGGCGGCGAGCGGCGTCGGGTGGAGGTGGCCCGCGCGCTGGCCATCGAACCCCGCTACATTCTGCTCGATGAGCCGTTTGCCGGGGTGGATCCGCTGGCGGTGGGGGATATTCAATCCATCATTCGCCATCTGAAAGAGAAGCGCATCGGCATTTTGATCACCGATCACAATGTGCGTGAGACGCTGGGAATCTGCGATCGCGCCTACATCCTCTCCCAAGGGCGGGTGTTGGCCAGCGGCGACCCGGCGGCGGTGGTGGCGGACGAACAGGTGAAACGGATGTACCTGGGCGAAGATTTCCAGTTCTGA
- the metK gene encoding methionine adenosyltransferase produces the protein MSRNYLFTSESVSEGHPDKVADQVSDAILDALLAQDPKSRVACETMVSTGFVTLAGEITTNAVVDYQNVARDTIREIGYTSCDAMGFDADSCAVFVSLDKQSVDIAQGVNEGEGIDLDQGAGDQGLMFGFACNETEHLMPAPIYYAHRLVERQAHVRKNGALSWLRPDAKSQVSFRYENGKPVAIDAVVLSTQHGPEIEHKTLTEAVMEEIIKPILPAEMLHAGTEYHINPTGRFVIGGPVGDCGLTGRKIIVDTYGGMGRHGGGAFSGKDPSKVDRSAAYMGRYVAKNIVAAGLAERCEVQVAYAIGVSKPMSLMVETFGTGAVTDERIAELVKEHFDLRAGSIVKQLDLLRPIYKPTAAYGHFGRPGFSWENTDKADALRQAAGL, from the coding sequence ATGTCCCGTAACTATCTGTTCACCTCCGAATCGGTTTCTGAAGGCCATCCCGACAAAGTCGCCGATCAGGTCTCCGACGCGATTCTCGACGCTCTGCTGGCGCAGGATCCCAAATCCCGCGTGGCGTGCGAAACCATGGTGAGCACCGGCTTTGTCACCCTGGCCGGCGAGATCACCACCAACGCTGTGGTGGACTACCAGAACGTCGCTCGCGACACCATTCGCGAAATCGGCTACACCTCCTGCGACGCCATGGGCTTCGACGCCGACTCCTGCGCGGTGTTCGTCTCCCTGGACAAGCAGTCCGTGGACATCGCCCAAGGCGTCAACGAAGGCGAGGGCATCGACCTCGACCAGGGCGCCGGCGACCAGGGCCTGATGTTCGGCTTCGCCTGCAACGAAACCGAACACCTGATGCCCGCGCCCATCTACTACGCGCACCGTCTGGTGGAGCGTCAGGCGCATGTGCGCAAAAATGGCGCGCTGTCTTGGCTGCGCCCGGACGCCAAATCCCAGGTCAGCTTCCGCTACGAAAACGGCAAGCCGGTGGCCATCGATGCGGTGGTGCTCTCCACCCAGCACGGCCCGGAGATTGAGCATAAGACGCTGACCGAAGCGGTGATGGAAGAGATCATCAAACCGATTCTGCCCGCTGAAATGCTGCATGCGGGCACCGAGTACCACATCAACCCGACCGGTCGCTTCGTTATTGGCGGCCCGGTGGGCGACTGCGGTTTGACCGGTCGTAAGATCATCGTCGACACCTACGGCGGCATGGGTCGCCACGGCGGCGGCGCCTTCTCCGGCAAGGACCCCTCCAAAGTGGACCGCTCCGCCGCTTACATGGGGCGCTATGTGGCCAAGAACATCGTCGCCGCCGGTCTGGCCGAGCGCTGCGAAGTGCAGGTGGCCTACGCCATCGGCGTCTCCAAGCCGATGTCGCTGATGGTGGAGACCTTCGGCACCGGCGCGGTGACCGATGAGCGCATCGCCGAGCTGGTCAAAGAGCACTTCGACCTGCGCGCGGGCTCCATTGTGAAACAGCTGGACCTGCTGCGTCCCATCTACAAGCCCACCGCCGCTTACGGTCACTTTGGCCGTCCCGGCTTCTCCTGGGAGAACACCGACAAGGCCGACGCCCTGCGCCAAGCCGCCGGTCTGTAA
- a CDS encoding RNA polymerase factor sigma-54 gives MALGLELKLRMGMQLVMTPQLQMAIRLLQMSSLDLQEYLQEELEKNPLLEREDDGGGDGLTDSGGDMIDSGSGGSTEAESSYAESGRSEGDDDGGSDFDSGNDYDGGSDSDSDYQMASETTPDDARINDDLPVDANWEDVYSDAASHSSFENAPANQSSEAPPLENTISRGESLTDHLMWQLGVSARDDTERVLGMAIIDAIDENGYLCMSLEALAEATGADFEDLDDVLVLIQSFEPSGVGARSLAECLRLQLKAEKLAKPPYTDLLENLEDLAKRDFRKLSRTLKLTEEELADAVSVIQSLDPKPGLAFGSDQPSYVVPDVYVRKLQGRWVVEVNPDTQPRLRLNRLYQDSLGRQVSPQEKRFLQENARSAQWLIKSLEQRSSTIYRVAESIVRFQEEFLEKGPEYLKPLILKDVADDIGVHESTTSRVTSNKYMHTPRGIFELKYFFSSSLGSQTGEAHSSEAVKYKIRKLVDEEPPRRPYSDEKLAKLLGEQGIKVARRTVAKYRESLGIPSSSRRKQLGG, from the coding sequence ATGGCGTTGGGTCTGGAGCTGAAACTTCGCATGGGCATGCAACTGGTGATGACGCCCCAGTTGCAAATGGCCATCCGTCTGCTGCAGATGTCCAGCCTCGATCTCCAGGAGTATCTGCAGGAGGAGTTGGAGAAGAACCCCCTGCTCGAGCGCGAGGATGACGGCGGCGGCGACGGTTTGACCGACAGCGGCGGCGATATGATCGATTCGGGCTCCGGCGGCTCCACCGAAGCGGAGTCCAGCTATGCTGAATCCGGCCGCAGCGAAGGCGACGACGACGGTGGATCGGACTTCGACAGCGGCAATGATTACGATGGCGGCTCGGACTCCGATTCCGACTATCAGATGGCCTCGGAGACCACCCCCGACGACGCCCGCATCAACGACGATCTGCCGGTGGACGCCAACTGGGAGGATGTCTACTCCGACGCCGCCAGTCACAGCAGCTTCGAAAACGCCCCCGCCAACCAATCCAGCGAAGCGCCGCCCCTGGAGAACACCATCTCCCGCGGCGAATCCCTCACCGACCATCTGATGTGGCAGCTGGGCGTCTCCGCCCGTGACGACACCGAGCGCGTGTTGGGCATGGCCATCATCGACGCCATCGATGAGAACGGCTACCTGTGCATGAGTCTGGAGGCGTTGGCCGAGGCCACCGGCGCCGACTTCGAGGATCTGGACGACGTGCTGGTGCTGATCCAGTCCTTCGAACCCTCCGGGGTGGGCGCGCGCTCGTTGGCCGAGTGTCTGCGTCTGCAGCTCAAAGCCGAGAAGCTGGCCAAGCCTCCGTATACCGATCTGTTGGAGAATCTGGAGGATCTGGCCAAGCGCGACTTCCGCAAGCTCAGCCGTACGCTGAAGTTGACCGAAGAGGAGCTGGCCGATGCGGTATCGGTGATCCAGAGCCTGGATCCCAAACCGGGTCTGGCGTTTGGCAGCGACCAACCCAGCTATGTGGTGCCCGACGTCTATGTGCGTAAGCTGCAGGGGCGCTGGGTGGTGGAGGTCAACCCTGACACCCAGCCGCGCCTGCGTCTGAATCGTCTCTACCAGGACTCCCTGGGGCGGCAGGTGTCGCCGCAGGAGAAGCGCTTCCTGCAGGAGAACGCGCGCTCGGCGCAGTGGCTCATCAAGAGCCTGGAGCAGCGCTCCAGCACCATCTACCGGGTGGCCGAGAGCATCGTGCGCTTCCAGGAGGAGTTCCTGGAGAAGGGGCCGGAGTATCTCAAGCCGTTGATCCTCAAGGATGTGGCTGACGACATCGGCGTGCACGAATCCACCACCAGCCGAGTCACCAGCAACAAGTACATGCACACCCCCCGGGGCATCTTCGAGTTGAAGTACTTCTTCTCCTCCTCCCTGGGTTCGCAGACTGGCGAAGCGCACTCCTCGGAGGCGGTCAAATACAAGATTCGCAAACTGGTGGACGAAGAGCCGCCGCGGCGCCCCTATTCCGATGAAAAACTGGCCAAGCTGTTGGGCGAACAGGGCATCAAGGTGGCCCGTCGCACGGTGGCCAAGTATCGAGAATCTCTGGGCATCCCTTCATCCTCGCGACGCAAACAGTTGGGCGGCTAA